One region of Armigeres subalbatus isolate Guangzhou_Male chromosome 3, GZ_Asu_2, whole genome shotgun sequence genomic DNA includes:
- the LOC134220092 gene encoding ras GTPase-activating protein raskol isoform X7, giving the protein MLPFGGKGDISDSSNSVFGNEDTSYEKACRRGSAPSTPILGQKSESTSRFTNFFSKRSFRSNPLKRTKSVTKLERSKRGQGGLRGSRSHESLLSNHAVMSTIDLSCIGAIGVVPVHASVLGRRHCFQVRGGPRGERYYSCGSRQERDLWIYSLRKSIAPNAENTRRTDNSLKMWVYEAKALPPKKKYFCEINLDKTLYGRTSVKLRTELLFWGEYFDFPDVPDINVITVNVYREGEKKKKRDKHALIGSVKIPIHEVTSRTFSEDWYPIISDKHDSISKNSSKEPIPTLRIKCRFQSIDILPFGVYQDFLEYLKENYKKVCEILEPVIGVKAKEDIGQALVLLMHAQGIAAAFLTDVVALDLLRVGDQRLTFRGNSLATKSMEAFLKLTGEQYLQDTLSAPISEIISSDRDCEVDPLKANGSLSRQQQALRNAVKTSWNSIADSSKNFPTQLRDCFSTFRERLQMLDREDMADNLISASIFLRFLCPAILSPSLFNITNELPSARATRNLTLVAKTLQTLANFTRFQGKENFMEFLNDFLENEAPRMKQFLHDISTRSENPMQESILDWAGHIDQGKQLSILHTLLAESIQKLPTSKQLDLHPLPSILESITAAKETNSFITTQQQNPQPQPHPNQENQSLSIAPLKGTERGIIRGVLTPTSLEKNIFRYNDPTVRPLLSQNQSSGSLQHSHSTSSINSATNLHVVSPAIQHHNISSTNNTNDNKYQYQIGSMRTYGAVSQYYNNSSNIGSLKTEKEKSPVLNCGLRASTLPRNNPVTVSNGNVTAESDEHNNATNLIQIGFDPSNAFNRKSPTPLLKSSTHINGSRSRNLNGSQLSLLSDIGKNPLSLGIPHSEMVTSSTPTPAPNQTNPSNMPMSLDDLEDLLNYADEQNVENQKGKEQLTSKGSNISIGQISNICSSGYQSITTQSQSSSPVELGQQQIEYVANKVPPPRKINNGKYGYVNQRFTHANTTNMTNLNNNNNTNNNNNNDHDDHYVPLYKNPLYHHGTNGNNGSALNAYNNNLIIGSNVGGGNSGLINGGGVYKSHLSTIGSGGNLHTSSSDERLSNNDNYRDLDSLNTGNGNGFDSFGGLHGRRLGSSRMPRTNPLMQYKREEPLDMQPIGSYPTAGSISRDHHHHGNSGAGNSRYQRRMSIDSGRTLSDSSTDTESGPKQQHHHPVSASLSGPVSSHLGLIGGSGGHSESKRRHHRTSTSKSVEQCEREIQRLQASVDELRQKLEESELKEVSEDREAISHHSDSKIRSIIGRLLAMEEELRREQYKMSLVLSHKQRVIEAQGQQIAALDAANNRLLTALSSLRNRYENQSNQSDTSSPAPNASASSC; this is encoded by the exons ACACATCATACGAAAAGGCATGCCGAAGAGGCTCGGCACCGAGTACCCCGATTCTGGGTCAGAAGTCAGAATCAACCTCGCGGTTTACAAACTTTTTCTCCAAACG TTCCTTCCGATCGAACCCGCTGAAACGCACAAAATCCGTCACAAAGCTGGAACGATCGAAGCGAGGCCAAGGCGGCCTCCGGGGCTCCCGATCGCACGAGAGTCTCCTGTCCAACCACGCTGTAATGTCGACCATCGATCTGTCCTGCATCGGTGCGATCGGAGTAGTTCCAGTACACGCGTCAGTATTAGGTCGACGGCACTGTTTCCAGGTGCGAGGAGGACCGCGTGGAGAGCGGTACTACAGTTGCGGATCCCGGCAGGAACGGGATCTATGGATCTACAGTTTGCGGAAATCCATCGCACCGAACGCCGAGAACACCAGGCGGACGGACAACTCGCTTAAAATGTGGGTGTACGAAGCCAAAGCACTGCCCCCGAAGAAAAAGTATTTCTGCGAGATTAATCTCGACAAGACGCTGTACGGACGAACGTCGGTGAAACTTAGAACGGAACTGCTGTTCTGGGGTGAATATTTTGACTTTCCGGACGTACCGGATATCAATGTGATAACAGTGAACGTCTACCGGGAAGgcgagaagaagaagaaacgagACAAACACGCACTAATAGGATCGGTGAAGATTCCGATTCATGAGGTCACTTCGCGAACGTTCTCCGAAGATTGGTACCCAATAATTTCCGATAAGCATGATAGTATCAGCAAGAACTCTTCCAAAGAACCTATTCCCACACTGAGGATAAAGTGTCGCTTCCAAAGCATAGATATTCTTCCGTTCGGAGTGTATCAAGACTTCTTAGAATACCTTAAAGAGAACTACAAAAAGGTTTGCGAAATACTGGAACCGGTTATCGGAGTAAAAGCTAAAGAAGACATCGGTCAAGCGCTGGTACTGTTAATGCATGCCCAAGGAATAGCTGCCGCATTCCTCACAGATGTAGTTGCTCTCGATCTGCTTCGAGTCGGCGACCAACGGTTGACTTTCCGTGGCAACTCCCTTGCAACTAAAAGCATGGAGGCATTTCTCAAACTCACTGGCGAACAGTACCTGCAGGATACGTTGTCTGCTCCAATATCTGAGATCATTTCCTCAGATCGAGACTGCGAGGTGGATCCATTGAAGGCAAATGGATCGCTCTCGCGACAGCAGCAAGCCCTTCGAAATGCTGTAAAGACATCTTGGAACAGTATTGCTGATAGCAGCAAAAATTTCCCAACGCAGCTGCGCGACTGCTTCTCCACATTCCGCGAAAGATTGCAGATGCTCGACCGTGAGGACATGGCCGACAACCTCATCAGTGCCTCCATCTTCTTGCGCTTCTTGTGTCCAGCGATCCTTTCGCCTAGTCTGTTCAACATCACAAACGAGCTTCCCTCGGCCAGAGCTACGCGCAACCTCACGTTGGTTGCCAAAACGTTACAAACGTTGGCCAACTTCACTCGCTTCCAAGGCAAGGAAAACTTCATGGAATTCCTTAACGACTTCCTCGAAAACGAGGCACCTCGAATGAAGCAATTCCTGCATGACATTTCAACGCGATCGGAAAACCCTATGCAGGAAAGTATCCTTGACTGGGCAGGGCATATTGATCAAGGGAAGCAGCTTTCCATACTGCATACGTTGCTAGCTGAAAGTATCCAGAAACTGCCCACATCTAAGCAACTTGACCTCCATCcacttccaagcatcttggaaTCCATCACAGCCGCCAAGGAGACCAACAGTTTCATTACTACTCAGCAACAGAATCCTCAGCCTCAGCCTCACCCCAACCAGGAAAACCAAAGCCTATCGATCGCCCCTCTGAAGGGCACAGAACGTGGAATCATAAGAGGCGTCCTTACGCCGACTTCCCTGGAAAAGAATATCTTCCGCTACAATGATCCAACCGTACGCCCCCTTCTAAGTCAGAACCAGAGCTCAGGCTCGCTCCAACACTCGCACTCCACTTCCAGTATTAACTCAGCCACCAACCTGCACGTGGTGAGCCCAGCCATCCAACATCACAACATTTCCAGTACAAACAACACCAACGATAACAAATACCAATACCAAATCGGCAGCATGCGAACCTACGGAGCGGTTTCACAGTACTACAACAACTCGAGCAACATCGGAAGTCTCAAGACCGAAAAGGAAAAGAGTCCAGTTTTGAACTGCGGACTTCGAGCCAGCACGCTACCCAGAAACAATCCCGTTACCGTGAGCAACGGCAATGTCACCGCGGAATCTGACGAGCACAACAATGCAACCAATCTGATTCAAATCGGCTTCGATCCCAGCAATGCCTTCAACCGCAAGAGCCCGACTCCGCTATTGAAATCGTCGACACACATTAATGGAAGTCGGAGTCGCAATCTGAATGGATCACAGCTAAGCCTCCTCTCGGACATCGGCAAAAACCCGCTCAGCCTGGGGATCCCGCACAGCGAGATGGTTACCAGTTCAACCCCGACACCTGcgccaaaccaaaccaatccctcCAACATGCCGATGAGCTTGGACGATTTGGAGGACTTGCTGAACTATGCCGACGAGCAAAACGTTGAAAACCAAAAGGGCAAGGAACAGCTCACGAGCAAAGGCAGCAACATTTCGATAGGGCAGATCTCCAATATCTGCAGTTCAGGATACCAAAGTATAACGACCCAGTCGCAAAGCTCGAGCCCGGTGGAACTCGGTCAGCAACAGATCGAGTATGTGGCCAACAAAGTCCCCCCACCGCGCAAGATCAACAACGGCAAGTATGGTTACGTCAATCAGCGATTTACCCACGCCAACACCACCAATATGAccaatttaaataataataataataccaataacaacaacaacaatgatCACGATGATCACTATGTACCGCTGTACAAAAATCCCCTTTATCACCACGGCACGAACGGAAACAATGGCAGTGCTCTGAACGCGTACAACAATAATCTGATCATTGGAAGTAACGTTGGCGGCGGAAACAGCGGATTGATCAACGGTGGTGGCGTCTACAAAAGCCATCTCAGCACAATCGGAAGCGGCGGGAATCTACACACGTCGAGCAGCGATGAGCGGCTGAGCAATAACGACAACTATCGCGATTTGGATTCGCTGAATACCGGAAATGGAAATGGGTTTGATTCTTTCGGTGGCTTACACGGAAGGAGGCTGGGCAGCAGCCGAATGCCGCGAACGAACCCCTTGATGCAA TATAAACGCGAAGAACCGCTGGATATGCAACCGATAGGAAGTTACCCCACCGCGGGTAGTATCTCTCGGGACCACCACCATCACGGCAACTCCGGCGCCGGTAACAGTCGCTACCAGCGCCGAATGAGCATCGACTCGGGCCGGACACTGTCGGACAGCTCCACCGATACCGAAAGTGGACCCAAACAACAGCACCACCATCCGGTGTCGGCGAGTTTGAGCGGCCCAGTGAGCAGCCATCTGGGTCTGATCGGTGGCAGTGGTGGTCACAGCGAAAGCAAACGGAGACATCATCGCACCAGCACCAGCAAATCGGTGGAACAATGCGAACGAGAAATCCAACGACTTCAGGCTTCGGTGGACGAGCTGCGCCAGAAGCTGGAAGAATCCGAACTGAAGGAGGTCAGCGAGGACCGGGAGGCGATTTCGCACCACAGCGATTCCAAGATTCGCAGCATTATTGGACG ACTTTTGGCCATGGAGGAGGAACTCCGACGGGAGCAGTACAAGATGTCGCTGGTCCTGTCCCACAAGCAGCGGGTCATCGAAGCCCAAGGTCAGCAAATTGCCGCCCTCGATGCGGCCAACAACCGCCTGCTGACTGCGCTGTCCAGCCTGCGAAATCGCTACGAAAATCAATCCAACCAAAGTGACACAAGTTCGCCGGCTCCGAATGCGAGCGCTTCGTCCTGCTAG
- the LOC134220092 gene encoding ras GTPase-activating protein raskol isoform X2, which produces MMRRRAPNRYSCINFPSRVEGWLDFYETEGQSTRSANVPWGPLYCVLQQDEQTLTTYCSEELSIFPLTPKKLTDVLFAELPRVRLDQPPKHQMKTIWESAHPTLQEEPEEDAGEHHIQHNTSLRSALDTSYEKACRRGSAPSTPILGQKSESTSRFTNFFSKRSFRSNPLKRTKSVTKLERSKRGQGGLRGSRSHESLLSNHAVMSTIDLSCIGAIGVVPVHASVLGRRHCFQVRGGPRGERYYSCGSRQERDLWIYSLRKSIAPNAENTRRTDNSLKMWVYEAKALPPKKKYFCEINLDKTLYGRTSVKLRTELLFWGEYFDFPDVPDINVITVNVYREGEKKKKRDKHALIGSVKIPIHEVTSRTFSEDWYPIISDKHDSISKNSSKEPIPTLRIKCRFQSIDILPFGVYQDFLEYLKENYKKVCEILEPVIGVKAKEDIGQALVLLMHAQGIAAAFLTDVVALDLLRVGDQRLTFRGNSLATKSMEAFLKLTGEQYLQDTLSAPISEIISSDRDCEVDPLKANGSLSRQQQALRNAVKTSWNSIADSSKNFPTQLRDCFSTFRERLQMLDREDMADNLISASIFLRFLCPAILSPSLFNITNELPSARATRNLTLVAKTLQTLANFTRFQGKENFMEFLNDFLENEAPRMKQFLHDISTRSENPMQESILDWAGHIDQGKQLSILHTLLAESIQKLPTSKQLDLHPLPSILESITAAKETNSFITTQQQNPQPQPHPNQENQSLSIAPLKGTERGIIRGVLTPTSLEKNIFRYNDPTVRPLLSQNQSSGSLQHSHSTSSINSATNLHVVSPAIQHHNISSTNNTNDNKYQYQIGSMRTYGAVSQYYNNSSNIGSLKTEKEKSPVLNCGLRASTLPRNNPVTVSNGNVTAESDEHNNATNLIQIGFDPSNAFNRKSPTPLLKSSTHINGSRSRNLNGSQLSLLSDIGKNPLSLGIPHSEMVTSSTPTPAPNQTNPSNMPMSLDDLEDLLNYADEQNVENQKGKEQLTSKGSNISIGQISNICSSGYQSITTQSQSSSPVELGQQQIEYVANKVPPPRKINNGKYGYVNQRFTHANTTNMTNLNNNNNTNNNNNNDHDDHYVPLYKNPLYHHGTNGNNGSALNAYNNNLIIGSNVGGGNSGLINGGGVYKSHLSTIGSGGNLHTSSSDERLSNNDNYRDLDSLNTGNGNGFDSFGGLHGRRLGSSRMPRTNPLMQYKREEPLDMQPIGSYPTAGSISRDHHHHGNSGAGNSRYQRRMSIDSGRTLSDSSTDTESGPKQQHHHPVSASLSGPVSSHLGLIGGSGGHSESKRRHHRTSTSKSVEQCEREIQRLQASVDELRQKLEESELKEVSEDREAISHHSDSKIRSIIGRLLAMEEELRREQYKMSLVLSHKQRVIEAQGQQIAALDAANNRLLTALSSLRNRYENQSNQSDTSSPAPNASASSC; this is translated from the exons ACACATCATACGAAAAGGCATGCCGAAGAGGCTCGGCACCGAGTACCCCGATTCTGGGTCAGAAGTCAGAATCAACCTCGCGGTTTACAAACTTTTTCTCCAAACG TTCCTTCCGATCGAACCCGCTGAAACGCACAAAATCCGTCACAAAGCTGGAACGATCGAAGCGAGGCCAAGGCGGCCTCCGGGGCTCCCGATCGCACGAGAGTCTCCTGTCCAACCACGCTGTAATGTCGACCATCGATCTGTCCTGCATCGGTGCGATCGGAGTAGTTCCAGTACACGCGTCAGTATTAGGTCGACGGCACTGTTTCCAGGTGCGAGGAGGACCGCGTGGAGAGCGGTACTACAGTTGCGGATCCCGGCAGGAACGGGATCTATGGATCTACAGTTTGCGGAAATCCATCGCACCGAACGCCGAGAACACCAGGCGGACGGACAACTCGCTTAAAATGTGGGTGTACGAAGCCAAAGCACTGCCCCCGAAGAAAAAGTATTTCTGCGAGATTAATCTCGACAAGACGCTGTACGGACGAACGTCGGTGAAACTTAGAACGGAACTGCTGTTCTGGGGTGAATATTTTGACTTTCCGGACGTACCGGATATCAATGTGATAACAGTGAACGTCTACCGGGAAGgcgagaagaagaagaaacgagACAAACACGCACTAATAGGATCGGTGAAGATTCCGATTCATGAGGTCACTTCGCGAACGTTCTCCGAAGATTGGTACCCAATAATTTCCGATAAGCATGATAGTATCAGCAAGAACTCTTCCAAAGAACCTATTCCCACACTGAGGATAAAGTGTCGCTTCCAAAGCATAGATATTCTTCCGTTCGGAGTGTATCAAGACTTCTTAGAATACCTTAAAGAGAACTACAAAAAGGTTTGCGAAATACTGGAACCGGTTATCGGAGTAAAAGCTAAAGAAGACATCGGTCAAGCGCTGGTACTGTTAATGCATGCCCAAGGAATAGCTGCCGCATTCCTCACAGATGTAGTTGCTCTCGATCTGCTTCGAGTCGGCGACCAACGGTTGACTTTCCGTGGCAACTCCCTTGCAACTAAAAGCATGGAGGCATTTCTCAAACTCACTGGCGAACAGTACCTGCAGGATACGTTGTCTGCTCCAATATCTGAGATCATTTCCTCAGATCGAGACTGCGAGGTGGATCCATTGAAGGCAAATGGATCGCTCTCGCGACAGCAGCAAGCCCTTCGAAATGCTGTAAAGACATCTTGGAACAGTATTGCTGATAGCAGCAAAAATTTCCCAACGCAGCTGCGCGACTGCTTCTCCACATTCCGCGAAAGATTGCAGATGCTCGACCGTGAGGACATGGCCGACAACCTCATCAGTGCCTCCATCTTCTTGCGCTTCTTGTGTCCAGCGATCCTTTCGCCTAGTCTGTTCAACATCACAAACGAGCTTCCCTCGGCCAGAGCTACGCGCAACCTCACGTTGGTTGCCAAAACGTTACAAACGTTGGCCAACTTCACTCGCTTCCAAGGCAAGGAAAACTTCATGGAATTCCTTAACGACTTCCTCGAAAACGAGGCACCTCGAATGAAGCAATTCCTGCATGACATTTCAACGCGATCGGAAAACCCTATGCAGGAAAGTATCCTTGACTGGGCAGGGCATATTGATCAAGGGAAGCAGCTTTCCATACTGCATACGTTGCTAGCTGAAAGTATCCAGAAACTGCCCACATCTAAGCAACTTGACCTCCATCcacttccaagcatcttggaaTCCATCACAGCCGCCAAGGAGACCAACAGTTTCATTACTACTCAGCAACAGAATCCTCAGCCTCAGCCTCACCCCAACCAGGAAAACCAAAGCCTATCGATCGCCCCTCTGAAGGGCACAGAACGTGGAATCATAAGAGGCGTCCTTACGCCGACTTCCCTGGAAAAGAATATCTTCCGCTACAATGATCCAACCGTACGCCCCCTTCTAAGTCAGAACCAGAGCTCAGGCTCGCTCCAACACTCGCACTCCACTTCCAGTATTAACTCAGCCACCAACCTGCACGTGGTGAGCCCAGCCATCCAACATCACAACATTTCCAGTACAAACAACACCAACGATAACAAATACCAATACCAAATCGGCAGCATGCGAACCTACGGAGCGGTTTCACAGTACTACAACAACTCGAGCAACATCGGAAGTCTCAAGACCGAAAAGGAAAAGAGTCCAGTTTTGAACTGCGGACTTCGAGCCAGCACGCTACCCAGAAACAATCCCGTTACCGTGAGCAACGGCAATGTCACCGCGGAATCTGACGAGCACAACAATGCAACCAATCTGATTCAAATCGGCTTCGATCCCAGCAATGCCTTCAACCGCAAGAGCCCGACTCCGCTATTGAAATCGTCGACACACATTAATGGAAGTCGGAGTCGCAATCTGAATGGATCACAGCTAAGCCTCCTCTCGGACATCGGCAAAAACCCGCTCAGCCTGGGGATCCCGCACAGCGAGATGGTTACCAGTTCAACCCCGACACCTGcgccaaaccaaaccaatccctcCAACATGCCGATGAGCTTGGACGATTTGGAGGACTTGCTGAACTATGCCGACGAGCAAAACGTTGAAAACCAAAAGGGCAAGGAACAGCTCACGAGCAAAGGCAGCAACATTTCGATAGGGCAGATCTCCAATATCTGCAGTTCAGGATACCAAAGTATAACGACCCAGTCGCAAAGCTCGAGCCCGGTGGAACTCGGTCAGCAACAGATCGAGTATGTGGCCAACAAAGTCCCCCCACCGCGCAAGATCAACAACGGCAAGTATGGTTACGTCAATCAGCGATTTACCCACGCCAACACCACCAATATGAccaatttaaataataataataataccaataacaacaacaacaatgatCACGATGATCACTATGTACCGCTGTACAAAAATCCCCTTTATCACCACGGCACGAACGGAAACAATGGCAGTGCTCTGAACGCGTACAACAATAATCTGATCATTGGAAGTAACGTTGGCGGCGGAAACAGCGGATTGATCAACGGTGGTGGCGTCTACAAAAGCCATCTCAGCACAATCGGAAGCGGCGGGAATCTACACACGTCGAGCAGCGATGAGCGGCTGAGCAATAACGACAACTATCGCGATTTGGATTCGCTGAATACCGGAAATGGAAATGGGTTTGATTCTTTCGGTGGCTTACACGGAAGGAGGCTGGGCAGCAGCCGAATGCCGCGAACGAACCCCTTGATGCAA TATAAACGCGAAGAACCGCTGGATATGCAACCGATAGGAAGTTACCCCACCGCGGGTAGTATCTCTCGGGACCACCACCATCACGGCAACTCCGGCGCCGGTAACAGTCGCTACCAGCGCCGAATGAGCATCGACTCGGGCCGGACACTGTCGGACAGCTCCACCGATACCGAAAGTGGACCCAAACAACAGCACCACCATCCGGTGTCGGCGAGTTTGAGCGGCCCAGTGAGCAGCCATCTGGGTCTGATCGGTGGCAGTGGTGGTCACAGCGAAAGCAAACGGAGACATCATCGCACCAGCACCAGCAAATCGGTGGAACAATGCGAACGAGAAATCCAACGACTTCAGGCTTCGGTGGACGAGCTGCGCCAGAAGCTGGAAGAATCCGAACTGAAGGAGGTCAGCGAGGACCGGGAGGCGATTTCGCACCACAGCGATTCCAAGATTCGCAGCATTATTGGACG ACTTTTGGCCATGGAGGAGGAACTCCGACGGGAGCAGTACAAGATGTCGCTGGTCCTGTCCCACAAGCAGCGGGTCATCGAAGCCCAAGGTCAGCAAATTGCCGCCCTCGATGCGGCCAACAACCGCCTGCTGACTGCGCTGTCCAGCCTGCGAAATCGCTACGAAAATCAATCCAACCAAAGTGACACAAGTTCGCCGGCTCCGAATGCGAGCGCTTCGTCCTGCTAG